A genomic window from Lactobacillus sp. ESL0677 includes:
- a CDS encoding lantibiotic immunity ABC transporter MutE/EpiE family permease subunit has translation MLPIEVALISSYILENDKKQHYFNLKLTPISYIKICLAKIITGCCYLLVTNIIMMFLVLGVGSLFGKQLMLGRVLQATILLTVCFAWQIPLGMLLELKLPAILTLIIMFIVNIFFASQTFAGSRTLWIIPFAIPARLMATILGVNPNGVLLAKNSYLHAKTVILPGVLLTVTLFGVLVVVLGHYFKEDNL, from the coding sequence ATGTTGCCGATAGAAGTTGCCCTAATTAGTAGTTATATACTCGAAAATGATAAGAAACAACATTATTTTAATCTTAAATTGACACCAATTTCCTATATTAAAATTTGTCTTGCCAAAATTATAACGGGCTGTTGCTATCTTTTGGTTACTAATATAATTATGATGTTTTTGGTTTTAGGAGTAGGAAGTTTATTTGGCAAGCAGTTAATGCTAGGACGCGTATTGCAGGCCACTATCTTGCTAACGGTATGCTTTGCTTGGCAAATTCCACTAGGGATGTTATTAGAACTCAAATTACCAGCAATCCTTACGCTAATTATTATGTTTATTGTAAATATATTTTTTGCTAGTCAAACTTTCGCTGGCAGTAGGACATTGTGGATAATTCCTTTTGCAATTCCTGCTAGATTAATGGCAACTATTTTAGGCGTGAATCCTAATGGGGTTCTGTTAGCTAAAAATAGTTATTTACATGCAAAAACCGTTATTTTACCTGGTGTTTTACTTACTGTGACATTATTTGGAGTTTTGGTGGTTGTACTTGGCCATTACTTTAAAGAAGATAACTTATGA
- a CDS encoding lantibiotic immunity ABC transporter MutG family permease subunit produces the protein MSLINLFQAEFLKLRHTNYFWIHVALPLLGAILCASYFLMTKYRFTTFLINYFLIIALSYPFACSYACNNIFEQEISNGCFNLLSVTKRWQILLVKLCYLLISSLISCLLAIFTFIGLLKIMHAKIIINVSYLLGMCLLIWGSNCSTYLVHSFLELKFGHNVSLVCAAFEFLLAALLLTDLGNLIWPFFPSSWGGHLVRIYTMASLNLKDVVFVPISCALSIIVGLTLAMLILVFCWFNQWEGCKNNS, from the coding sequence ATGAGTTTAATAAATTTGTTTCAAGCTGAATTTTTGAAACTAAGACACACAAATTATTTTTGGATTCATGTTGCTTTGCCTTTATTAGGAGCAATATTATGTGCTAGCTATTTTTTGATGACTAAGTATCGTTTCACTACTTTTCTAATCAATTATTTCTTGATAATTGCGCTTAGTTATCCATTTGCCTGCAGTTATGCTTGCAATAATATTTTTGAACAAGAAATAAGTAATGGTTGTTTTAATCTCTTGAGTGTAACTAAGCGTTGGCAAATTCTGCTAGTTAAATTGTGTTATCTGTTAATTAGTAGCTTAATTTCTTGCCTTTTAGCGATTTTTACATTTATTGGTCTACTCAAAATAATGCACGCTAAAATAATAATTAATGTAAGCTATTTGTTAGGAATGTGTTTGCTCATTTGGGGCAGTAACTGCTCGACATATCTTGTTCATAGCTTTTTAGAATTAAAGTTTGGTCATAATGTTAGTTTAGTCTGTGCTGCTTTTGAATTTTTGTTAGCAGCATTATTATTAACTGATTTAGGTAATTTGATTTGGCCATTTTTTCCTAGTAGTTGGGGTGGGCATCTCGTGCGAATTTATACAATGGCATCCCTTAATTTAAAGGATGTCGTATTTGTTCCAATATCTTGTGCCTTATCAATAATTGTTGGTTTGACATTAGCAATGTTAATTCTTGTTTTTTGTTGGTTCAATCAGTGGGAAGGATGCAAGAATAATAGTTAA
- a CDS encoding response regulator transcription factor, producing the protein MPKILAIDDDQDLLVLVKRALTREGYTVDTRRSTKELTAETCRFYQLILVDVMMPDEDGFDFCQRIRPVYDGPIIFLTAKTDDAALVRGLGLGGDDYIKKPFSLAELRARVNAHLRREKRQPLHAYERSGVLFNLSERKACVHDQTVPFTKGEFQLAAHLAEHPGQVYTKEQLYEAVFGFNNVGDNAAITEHIKNIRAKLKIFSLAPIVTVWGVGYKWQEEGVSHTC; encoded by the coding sequence ATGCCTAAAATTCTTGCAATTGATGACGATCAAGATTTGTTAGTATTAGTTAAAAGAGCGTTAACTCGTGAAGGTTATACTGTTGATACTAGGCGTTCAACTAAAGAATTAACTGCTGAAACTTGTCGTTTTTATCAGTTGATATTAGTTGATGTCATGATGCCGGATGAAGATGGTTTTGATTTTTGTCAACGAATCAGGCCGGTATATGATGGACCGATTATTTTTTTAACGGCTAAGACTGATGATGCGGCATTAGTGCGGGGGTTAGGACTTGGCGGTGATGATTATATTAAAAAGCCGTTTAGTTTAGCTGAATTACGTGCGCGAGTTAATGCTCATTTACGTCGCGAAAAGCGGCAACCACTTCATGCATACGAACGCTCAGGTGTGCTCTTCAATTTATCAGAAAGAAAAGCCTGTGTTCATGACCAGACTGTTCCTTTTACAAAAGGTGAATTTCAATTAGCAGCTCATTTAGCAGAGCATCCAGGTCAGGTTTATACCAAAGAGCAACTATATGAAGCAGTTTTTGGCTTTAATAATGTTGGTGATAATGCAGCAATTACCGAGCATATAAAAAATATTCGTGCTAAATTAAAAATTTTTTCGTTAGCACCGATTGTTACTGTCTGGGGAGTGGGCTATAAATGGCAAGAAGAAGGGGTATCTCATACCTGTTAA
- a CDS encoding HAMP domain-containing sensor histidine kinase produces the protein MINGVVIIFLTCMWFLSVGYLVSEHIIYPANYDEQKVQQFVKVQRSKRVFNANEVPDNVSYALFNPQHHMLKTNTSQINWKKMRKCLYHPKHVDYGYQLVRYPDKSVVVLHYYYLTRYVNPIFQRILPPSEYLSLGMLLFLILFCLLVTTILLKNKLVKSVNLFRQVGESITKQDLDFKIPHSNIKEFEHALNTMAEMQLALKESLISKWAQEQSQQQEISALSHDLKTPLTVIQGNSELLLEDDNLTEQQREDLQSIMRNTKQANEYLNSLRAATKGSIEQAINVNLTNLQIEITKRAQELVHTKKIELIVDGTLTGYAYLQKNHFIRAIINVIENAVTYTRMKGRIKLAFKNEVQYVQIGVYDQGPGFSKAALLNATKRFWKEDQARKINGHNGLGLWFANDVIEKNSGHLVIKNSSNGGIVLINLAKTKAKHEK, from the coding sequence TTGATTAATGGTGTAGTGATCATTTTTTTGACTTGTATGTGGTTTCTTAGTGTTGGCTACTTGGTAAGTGAGCACATTATCTATCCAGCTAATTACGATGAGCAAAAAGTTCAACAGTTTGTTAAAGTGCAGCGGAGTAAGCGAGTGTTTAATGCTAATGAAGTGCCAGATAATGTAAGTTATGCTTTATTTAATCCTCAGCATCATATGTTGAAGACTAATACTTCTCAAATTAACTGGAAAAAAATGCGCAAGTGTTTGTATCATCCAAAACATGTTGATTATGGCTATCAACTCGTACGTTATCCGGATAAGTCAGTTGTGGTTTTACATTATTATTATTTAACGCGTTATGTTAATCCAATTTTTCAGAGAATTTTACCACCAAGCGAATATCTTTCTTTAGGAATGCTATTATTTTTAATTTTGTTTTGCTTGCTTGTGACTACGATTTTGTTAAAAAACAAATTGGTTAAGTCTGTTAATTTGTTTCGGCAGGTTGGTGAGAGTATTACTAAACAGGATTTGGATTTTAAAATACCGCATTCTAATATTAAAGAATTTGAACATGCTTTAAATACAATGGCTGAAATGCAATTAGCTTTAAAGGAATCTTTGATAAGCAAATGGGCGCAGGAACAAAGCCAACAGCAAGAAATTTCTGCTCTTAGTCATGATTTAAAAACACCATTAACAGTCATTCAGGGTAATAGTGAGTTGTTACTCGAAGATGACAATTTGACTGAACAACAACGAGAAGATTTGCAAAGTATTATGCGTAATACTAAACAGGCTAACGAATATTTAAATTCATTAAGGGCAGCAACTAAGGGCAGCATTGAGCAAGCAATAAATGTTAATCTTACTAATTTGCAAATTGAGATTACTAAACGGGCTCAAGAATTAGTTCATACTAAAAAAATAGAATTAATAGTAGACGGTACATTAACAGGTTATGCATATTTGCAAAAAAATCATTTTATTAGAGCGATAATTAATGTTATTGAAAATGCGGTTACTTACACGCGTATGAAAGGGAGAATTAAATTAGCGTTTAAAAATGAAGTACAATATGTACAGATAGGTGTTTACGATCAAGGCCCAGGCTTTTCTAAAGCCGCCTTATTAAATGCAACTAAGCGCTTTTGGAAAGAAGATCAAGCACGTAAAATTAATGGTCACAATGGATTAGGTCTGTGGTTTGCTAATGATGTTATTGAAAAAAATAGTGGCCATTTAGTAATTAAAAATAGTTCTAACGGAGGGATAGTTTTAATAAATTTAGCAAAAACTAAAGCTAAACATGAAAAATAA
- a CDS encoding lactonase family protein produces MRLLIGGYTQKTATGIYELPLETKDSAKVGQAKEIIKIGGPTYFVQDNNLIFTINNAGDQGGISAYKLVNGAYQETDSYLTAGSSPAYIGINKQQKRLYTANYHTAVLAVFSYTTDGKLTLLDSVTHTADTLGPRPEQVDGPHPHFFNETPNGNLVSCDLGNDCVDFYALSNNKLKHLASYQNEPGFGSRHIAFSPDSNYFYVAGELSSKVNVAKFDENNWTFENIATYSTIPEDYTEHNGAAAIRMSSDGKYIYVSNRGHNSITVFGVKSDHTLQLAQRISTFGEFPRDFNWDKNEEYVVVANQNTDNATLYTRDADNGCLTPIQKDIAVPEGTCVLFE; encoded by the coding sequence ATGAGGCTATTAATTGGCGGCTACACACAAAAAACAGCCACCGGAATTTACGAATTACCACTTGAAACCAAGGATTCTGCTAAAGTTGGTCAGGCAAAAGAAATTATTAAAATTGGTGGTCCAACCTACTTTGTCCAAGACAACAACCTGATTTTTACGATTAATAATGCTGGCGATCAAGGTGGAATTAGTGCCTACAAATTAGTTAATGGTGCATATCAAGAAACTGATTCTTATTTAACAGCTGGCTCATCTCCTGCATACATTGGCATCAACAAACAGCAAAAGCGGCTTTACACTGCCAATTATCATACAGCCGTGTTAGCAGTATTTTCTTACACTACAGACGGTAAATTAACCTTGCTTGATTCAGTAACGCATACTGCTGACACTCTGGGCCCGCGGCCTGAGCAAGTCGACGGCCCGCACCCACACTTTTTCAACGAAACACCTAACGGTAATCTCGTTAGCTGCGACTTGGGTAATGATTGTGTTGACTTTTATGCACTAAGCAATAATAAATTAAAGCACCTGGCCAGTTACCAGAACGAACCGGGCTTTGGCAGCCGCCACATTGCTTTTAGCCCTGACAGCAATTATTTTTACGTTGCTGGCGAATTATCTAGCAAGGTTAATGTCGCTAAGTTTGACGAAAATAACTGGACTTTTGAAAATATTGCAACTTATTCAACCATTCCAGAAGACTACACTGAACATAATGGTGCTGCAGCAATTCGCATGAGCAGCGATGGCAAGTATATTTATGTCTCTAATAGAGGCCATAATTCAATCACCGTGTTCGGTGTTAAATCTGACCACACCTTGCAACTTGCCCAACGAATTTCCACATTTGGCGAGTTTCCACGTGACTTTAATTGGGACAAGAACGAAGAATACGTGGTTGTCGCTAACCAAAATACCGACAACGCCACGCTTTATACCCGTGATGCTGACAATGGTTGCTTAACACCTATCCAAAAGGATATTGCCGTACCAGAAGGTACTTGCGTATTATTCGAATAA
- a CDS encoding cation-transporting P-type ATPase: protein MDESKIRELYAKNDIAEVFTNLNSSSDGLSSQEAAKRLQKYGSNEIKKSQEESQWKVFFKNFVSMMAILLWISGAIAMFSGTIELGIAIWMVNIINGLFSFWQERAAKRATDALNNMLPTYVQVIRDGKKVQIDSKELVPGDVFVLQAGNAIPADARLISASSMQVDQSALNGESVPESKTTKYDPGEGSYAETNLVYSGTTVGAGTARAIAFATGMDTEFGRIAQLTQKQDKVDSPLTQELNRLTKQLSIIAVSIGVLFLIAAIFFVKYPFAKAFIFALGMIVAFIPEGLLPTVTLSLAQGVRRMAKKHALVKELNSVETLGETTVICSDKTGTLTQNQMTIHYIWTLKNEYKVTGNGYVNNGQVELNGKQLWYEENPDLHKLIQIASLDNDTAVQPSKVKGGKPKILGTPTEASLIIMAQKAGFDRQKVLVKYPRMRELPFDSDRKRMTTIHRWNDKQYIIFTKGSFSDVLKQCDQVQVDGQVRPMTQDDIDQANKVNAQYAAQGLRSMAMAYRIVDKVDTDVSKLTIDTAETHLVFVGLTTMSDPPRPEIYNAVRRCHEAKIKIIMVTGDSKLTAKSVAVQIGLTSDKARVISGTELEAMSDDELREALKGEVIFARVAPEQKYKVVKTLQENGEIVASTGDGVNDAPALKQADIGIAMGMTGTDVAKDAANIILTDDNFASIVAAIEEGRAVYSNIRKFLTYILTSNVPEAFPSILFLFSGGLIPLPMTVMQILTVDLGTDMLPALGLGGEAVDPDVMKQAPRKRNEHLLNRSVILHAFLWYGLISSIISIGAYFFVNSQNGWPQAALASSGPVYMRATTMVLGAIVFTQVANVLNCRTNKVSIFKKGLFSNHNIWYGIIFEILLFLILTVTPGLQQLFNTTRLLPTDWLFLFCLPIPLVLIDELRKWLFFHKKVKE, encoded by the coding sequence ATGGACGAAAGTAAAATTCGTGAACTTTATGCAAAAAACGATATTGCAGAAGTTTTTACAAATTTAAATTCCTCATCCGATGGCCTAAGCTCACAAGAAGCTGCCAAAAGACTGCAAAAATATGGTTCTAACGAGATTAAAAAGTCTCAAGAAGAATCACAGTGGAAAGTATTTTTTAAAAATTTTGTCAGTATGATGGCAATTTTGTTGTGGATCTCAGGTGCGATTGCGATGTTCAGTGGCACAATTGAATTGGGAATCGCAATCTGGATGGTTAACATCATCAACGGCCTGTTTAGTTTTTGGCAAGAACGTGCGGCTAAAAGGGCAACTGACGCCTTGAACAATATGTTGCCGACTTATGTGCAGGTCATTCGTGATGGCAAAAAAGTGCAGATTGATTCTAAGGAATTGGTTCCTGGTGACGTATTTGTATTGCAGGCTGGGAATGCAATTCCTGCTGATGCTCGGCTAATTTCAGCCAGCTCAATGCAAGTTGACCAGAGTGCCTTAAACGGCGAGTCGGTGCCAGAATCTAAGACGACAAAGTATGATCCCGGTGAGGGTAGTTATGCTGAGACTAACTTAGTTTATTCAGGGACGACAGTTGGTGCCGGAACGGCGCGGGCAATTGCCTTTGCGACGGGAATGGACACCGAATTTGGTCGCATTGCGCAATTGACCCAAAAGCAAGACAAGGTTGATAGCCCGTTAACGCAAGAGCTTAACCGGTTGACCAAGCAATTATCAATTATTGCGGTTTCGATTGGGGTATTGTTCTTAATTGCAGCGATTTTCTTTGTTAAGTATCCATTTGCTAAGGCATTTATCTTTGCGTTAGGAATGATTGTTGCCTTTATTCCGGAAGGCTTATTGCCAACAGTTACTCTGAGCTTGGCACAAGGTGTTCGCCGGATGGCAAAAAAGCACGCCTTGGTTAAGGAACTGAACTCAGTTGAAACTTTGGGTGAAACGACAGTTATTTGTTCAGACAAGACTGGAACATTAACCCAAAACCAAATGACAATTCATTATATCTGGACCTTAAAAAATGAATATAAGGTTACGGGTAATGGTTATGTTAACAATGGTCAAGTTGAGTTAAACGGTAAGCAATTGTGGTATGAAGAAAATCCGGATTTGCATAAGTTAATTCAAATTGCTTCGCTTGATAATGATACCGCGGTGCAGCCAAGTAAGGTTAAGGGCGGCAAGCCTAAAATTTTGGGGACACCAACCGAAGCTTCATTAATTATCATGGCGCAAAAGGCTGGCTTTGACCGGCAAAAAGTGCTGGTTAAGTATCCAAGAATGCGCGAATTGCCATTTGATTCTGATCGAAAACGAATGACAACGATTCACCGTTGGAATGATAAACAATACATTATCTTTACTAAGGGTTCCTTTAGTGATGTACTTAAGCAATGTGATCAAGTACAAGTTGATGGTCAAGTACGACCAATGACCCAAGATGATATTGACCAAGCTAACAAGGTTAATGCGCAATACGCTGCTCAAGGATTACGGAGTATGGCAATGGCTTACCGAATTGTTGACAAAGTTGACACCGATGTCTCTAAGTTAACGATTGATACTGCCGAGACACACTTGGTCTTTGTTGGGTTAACGACAATGAGTGATCCGCCGCGGCCAGAAATTTACAATGCTGTTAGACGCTGCCACGAAGCCAAGATTAAGATTATCATGGTTACTGGTGATTCAAAGCTCACAGCCAAGTCAGTTGCGGTTCAAATCGGATTAACTTCTGATAAAGCACGCGTTATTTCTGGAACAGAACTTGAGGCGATGAGCGATGATGAGTTACGTGAAGCCTTGAAGGGTGAAGTTATTTTTGCTAGGGTTGCCCCTGAACAAAAGTACAAGGTTGTTAAGACTTTGCAAGAAAATGGCGAAATTGTTGCCTCAACTGGTGATGGTGTTAATGACGCGCCAGCCTTAAAGCAAGCTGATATCGGGATTGCAATGGGGATGACTGGTACTGACGTTGCTAAGGATGCTGCCAATATTATCTTGACTGATGATAACTTCGCTTCAATTGTTGCTGCGATTGAAGAAGGCCGGGCCGTTTACAGTAACATTCGGAAGTTCTTGACGTATATTTTGACTTCCAATGTTCCTGAAGCCTTTCCGTCAATTTTGTTCCTCTTCTCCGGTGGTTTGATTCCACTGCCAATGACAGTTATGCAAATTTTAACGGTTGACCTCGGAACAGACATGCTGCCAGCATTAGGGCTTGGTGGCGAGGCCGTCGACCCAGACGTGATGAAGCAAGCTCCGAGAAAGCGTAATGAGCACTTGCTCAATCGCAGTGTTATCCTCCATGCATTCTTATGGTATGGCTTGATTTCAAGTATTATCTCGATTGGCGCATACTTCTTTGTCAATTCGCAAAATGGTTGGCCGCAAGCTGCCTTAGCCTCCAGTGGTCCTGTTTATATGCGGGCAACAACGATGGTCTTGGGTGCAATTGTCTTTACTCAGGTTGCCAATGTTTTGAACTGCCGGACCAACAAGGTTTCGATTTTCAAGAAGGGCTTGTTCAGCAATCACAATATT